One window of the Hoplias malabaricus isolate fHopMal1 chromosome Y, fHopMal1.hap1, whole genome shotgun sequence genome contains the following:
- the LOC136678234 gene encoding proteinase-activated receptor 1-like: protein MVVNGRSIIAVVLLALGSSAAMMPDNDTRSIVRTFSGFFMTITDEPIEYLDVQEGSGSGAESQREVRPQVSKGRYYVSKDAAAFLKGHVSTIFIPTAYVLVFVTSVPLNLLALVTFSHRVRPKKPAAIYMMNLACADLLFSLVLPFRIAYHFSGNDWRFGDGFCRLVTAAFYCNMYCSVLLVTAISVDRLLAVAYPTDSLMYRTPRSAWAACTTSWLLSSAGVLPLLLSQQTMHISDLSITTCHDVLDVRTLRSYYVYFFPVYSALFFFVPFLVSTVCYFRIIRVLRAVGDHAKRNRALLMAITVFVVFAACFTPANIILMMHSVQAAKGIVHGDSSYIAYLLAMCAGSTSCSLDPLLYYFGSSRCHKAALDFLSGRSRRSRMGETEKTQSTTSSKLDTFKSNASSQYSKLMA, encoded by the exons ATTGCAGTGGTCCTGCTGGCTCTGGGCTCTTCAGCAGCGATGATGCCAGACAATG aCACGCGGAGCATTGTGAGAACATTCTCCGGGTTTTTTATGACCATTACAGATGAACCAATCGAATACCTGGACGTGCAGGAGGGAAGTGGCTCAGGTGCGGAGTCACAGCGTGAGGTGCGCCCCCAGGTGTCCAAAGGGCGTTACTATGTGTCTAAGGATGCGGCAGCATTTCTCAAAGGTCATGTGTCCACTATCTTCATCCCCACCGCGTACGTGCTGGTGTTCGTCACAAGTGTGCCCCTGAACCTGCTAGCACTGGTGACCTTCTCACACCGCGTACGCCCCAAGAAACCCGCAGCCATTTACATGATGAACCTTGCATGTGCTGACCTGCTCTTCTCGCTCGTGCTGCCTTTCCGCATCGCCTACCATTTCAGCGGCAACGACTGGCGCTTCGGTGATGGGTTTTGCCGCCTAGTAACAGCCGCCTTCTACTGCAACATGTACTGCTCTGTGCTGCTCGTGACAGCCATCAGTGTGGACCGTCTCCTGGCTGTGGCCTACCCCACTGATTCTTTGATGTACCGCACACCCCGGAGTGCCTGGGCTGCCTGCACTACGTCCTGGCTTCTCTCGAGCGCAGGGGTACTGCCCTTGCTCCTGTCACAGCAGACCATGCACATAAGCGATCTCAGCATTACCACATGCCACGATGTTTTGGACGTGCGCACACTGCGTTCTTACTATGTTTATTTCTTCCCTGTCTACAGCgcactctttttttttgtgccatTCCTCGTCAGCACTGTGTGCTACTTCAGGATCATCCGGGTTCTCCGCGCTGTGGGTGACCACGCCAAAAGGAACCGAGCGCTGCTGATGGCCATCACAGTGTTCGTTGTGTTTGCAGCGTGCTTCACACCAGCCAACATCATCCTCATGATGCACTCGGTGCAGGCTGCTAAAGGCATAGTCCACGGGGACTCCTCGTACATCGCATACCTGCTGGCCATGTGTGCAGGTAGCACCAGCTGCAGCCTTGATCCCCTGCTTTATTACTTCGGTTCCTCACGCTGCCACAAGGCGGCGCTCGACTTCCTTTCAGGGCGGAGCCGAAGAAGCCGCATGGGGGAAACGGAAAAAACACAGTCTACGACTTCCAGCAAACTTGACACCTTTAAAAGTAACGCAAGCTCTCAGTACAGTAAACTCATGGCCTGA